In Myxococcaceae bacterium JPH2, the DNA window ACGAGGCGCGCCGGATGCTGGAGGCCCTCTGCATCCACGAGACCTCCTTCTTCCGCGAGCCCTCGCAGTTCACCTTCCTCCAGGACACGCTCGTGCCCGCGTGGCGCGCCGAGGCCGAGCACGGCCAGCGCACCGCGCGGCTGCGCATCTGGTCCGCCGCGTGCGCCACGGGTGAAGAGCCCTACTCCGTGGCGATGATGCTCGGCGTCTGCCTGCCCACGGAAGAAGGCTGGGCCGTGGACCTGCTGGCCACGGACCTGTCCACCTCCGCCCTGCGCCGCGCGCGCGAGGGGCTGTGGCCCATCGAGCGGGCCCGCGAGATTCCCGACGCGTACCTGCGCCGCTACATGCTGAAGGGCACGGGGAAGCAGGCGGGTTGGATGAAGCCCGGCCCGCAGCTGCGCTCGCGCGTGCTGTTTCGCCCGCTGAACCTGCACCACGTGCCGCACGACGTGAACGGCACGTTCGACCTCATCCTCTGCCGCAACGTGCTCATGTACTTCAGCCCCGCCGCGCGCCTGCGCGTGGTGGAGGGGCTCACGGACAGGCTGCGTCCCGGTGGCCATCTCTTCATCGGCCACGCGGAGAGTCTTCAGGGCATGAGCGCGCGGCTGCGCTGTCTGCGGCCCACCATCTACATGCGCGTGGCGGAAGCGGGCACGC includes these proteins:
- a CDS encoding protein-glutamate O-methyltransferase CheR, giving the protein MTTSSRPHVFPGAPEPRPLNDEEFQRFRAWVHQESGILLAETKKAFLTARLGHRIRALGLPSFGAYYQRVTSGEDADEARRMLEALCIHETSFFREPSQFTFLQDTLVPAWRAEAEHGQRTARLRIWSAACATGEEPYSVAMMLGVCLPTEEGWAVDLLATDLSTSALRRAREGLWPIERAREIPDAYLRRYMLKGTGKQAGWMKPGPQLRSRVLFRPLNLHHVPHDVNGTFDLILCRNVLMYFSPAARLRVVEGLTDRLRPGGHLFIGHAESLQGMSARLRCLRPTIYMRVAEAGT